A section of the Salmo salar chromosome ssa05, Ssal_v3.1, whole genome shotgun sequence genome encodes:
- the LOC106605152 gene encoding dehydrodolichyl diphosphate synthase complex subunit DHDDS, producing the protein MSWIREGELNLIEKLSANILKAGPMPKHVAFIMDGNRRYARKRQVERQEGHTQGFDKLAETLRWCLNLSIHEVTVYAFSIENFKRSKDEVDGLMELAKQKFIRLLEEQENLEKHGVCIRVLGDLTLLPLDLQQHIARAVVATRTHNKCFLNVCFAYTSRHEIANAVREMAWGVEQGLIKSSDVSEALLSQCLYSSNSPNPDLLIRTSGEVRLSDFLLWQTSHSCLVFQSVLWPEYSFWNLCDAILQYQLNHRPLQKARDQHREGQALQQHEADRACVADLLQHHRNGKPLDAQRRQEALLNYTASREERVQDFLGALQHKRDSFLTDLTSQAALA; encoded by the exons ATGTCGTGGATAAGGGAAGGTGAATTGAACCTCATTGAGAAGCTCTCAGCCAACATACTGAAG GCTGGCCCGATGCCCAAACATGTGGCCTTTATCATGGACGGCAACCGGCGCTACGCCCGCAAGCGTCAGGTGGAGCGCCaggagggacacacacagggTTTTGACAAACTGGCAGAG ACACTACGCTGGTGCCTGAACCTGAGCATCCATGAGGTCACAGTGTACGCCTTCAGCATCGAGAACTTCAAGCGGTCTAAAGACGAGGTGGACGGCCTAATGGAGCTGGCCAAGCAGAAGTTCATCAGACTGCTAGAAGAACA GGAGAATCTGGAGAAGCATGGGGTGTGCATCCGGGTGTTGGGAGACCTGACTCTACTGCCTCTGGACCTGCAGCAGCATATAGCCCGGGCTGTGGTGGCCACCAGGACTCATAACAA ATGCTTTCTGAATGTGTGCTTTGCCTACACCTCAAGACATGAAATCGCTAATGCCGTCAGAGAGATGGCTTGGGGTGTGGAGCAGGGACTTATCAAATCCAG TGATGTGTCGGAGGCCCTACTGAGTCAGTGTCTGTACAGCAGTAACTCTCCCAATCCTGACCTGCTCATTCGCACGTCTGGAGAGGTGCGACTCAGTGACTTCCTGCTGTGGCAG ACGTCCCACTCCTGCTTAGTGTTCCAGTCAGTCCTGTGGCCAGAGTACTCCTTCTGGAACTTGTGTGATGCCATTCTGCAGTATCAGCTCAATCACAGACCTCTTCAG AAAGCCAGAGATCAACACAGAGAAGGACAGGCCCTACAGCAGCATGAGGCAGACCGGGCCTGTGTAGCAGACCTCCTACAGCACCACCGCAATGGAAAGCCCCTGGATGCCCAGAGGAGACAGGAAGCACTGCTCAACTACACTGCCAGCCGAGAGGAACGTGTTCAGGACTTCCTTGGTGCACTCCAGCACAAGAGAGACTCCTTCCTTACTGACTTAACCAGCCAAGCTGCTCTGGCATAA